The Astyanax mexicanus isolate ESR-SI-001 chromosome 4, AstMex3_surface, whole genome shotgun sequence genome segment ctctggaaaaaattaagagaccacttcagtttctgaatcagtttctttgattgtgcTATTAATTTATgtggtatgtgtttgagtaaaatttacattgttgttttattctataagctacagacatttctcccaaattctaaataaaaatattgtcatctggagcatttatttgcggaaaatgagaaatggctgaaataacaaaaaagatgcagagcttttagacttcaaattatgcaaagatttaagagttcagaaatcaatatttggtggaataaccctgttttttaatcactgttttcatgcatcttgtaatgttctcctccaccagtcttacacactgcttttggataactttatgccgctcctggtgcaaaaattcaagcagttcagcttggtttgatggcttgtaatcatctaaagaatcaaagaaactcataattttaaagtggtctcttatttttctccagagctgtatgacgTACAGTAAAGTGTAGAgtaataatatattgtgataatattgtatcatgaaatgccttgtgattcccacccctactcatATGTACAGCCAAACAACTTGACAAAAGCctctcgctgcagcctgtaggaaggcgggGTTGGCTATCTAACTCCGCCCTCATCCAGCGTGGGCCCTCCTTACGGCGCAAGCCACGCCCTCATTACATCCAAGGCCGTGGCTTTGACCGATATAGATTTGTAATTACATTTTAGGTACTAATGAGTCTGTCAGCCATTTGTCTATGAGTGTCCGAGATGAGGTGGGATTATAACATAATTTGGAggcactatatttaataatatttattgaaaatTATTGTATGATAGCGCAATTATAAAGGCATCTTTGAAACCATATAGTCATTGTTTGTTTGTGGTAATCAAAACCATGCTCATTGTTAAATAtgaattagttgttttttttgtaattcttttttttaaatacagtaggaAATGTATGTTAAAGGAAGTgcataatgtgtattttcatttgtttattcagGACCTGCAGAATCTCGGTGTGCGGAATGTGTGTCTAATGACTGACAGTAACTTGTCCAGGTTGCCGCCAGTCACTGCAGTGTTGGATTCGCTGGCTAGACATGGTGTGAAATATGAATGCTATgataaagtgagggtagagcccACAGATAGcaggtttgtgtgtctgtgtgtatttgtgtttgtgtgtgtctattTGTTTAGCTTGTGCATTTAAATTCATTGCCCAAAAAATAGATGCCCCCAAAATGAATCAACCGACATGAATGGTGGGTAAATTtgatattttcccattttctccccaatttgaacggccaattacccaacccactcattaggacttccctaatcactagtaatgccccaacacaccaggagggtgaagactaacacatgcctcctccgatacatgtgaagtcaaccaccatttcttttcgagctgctgctgatgcagcattaccgactagcatcacagcgcgtttggaggaaagcgcagcgactcggttcctatacatcagctcacagacgccctgtgctgcagacattaccctaggaatgatgtggggagagagcgccatctacccacccggagggagcagggccaattttgctccctctgagcgccgggagctgatggcaaagctgcatgagctggggttcaaacctgtgacctcccgctcatagtggcaacgctttagaccgctggaccactcggcgcccttaaaaagagatttttatttatttttaaaaaaattttatatattatatattttttattttttaccatttattgtttctgATAATCTTCATCTTACTTCTGGGTGCAATTGTTTTATTATGATGAGTCTATGCAGAGAACAGTATTCAGagcattttgtattatttaatacagACGATAtaattttttccccccattttttaGTTTCAAGGCAGCTATTGATTTTGCGAAGAAGAGGGATTTTGATGCATACGTAGCTGTGGGCGGAGGCTCTGTGATCGACACCTGTAAAGCAGCCAACCTCTATGCATGTCACCCGACAGCTGACTTTCTGGATTTTGTTAACGCACCTATCGGCAAAGGAAAGCCAGTTACTGGAACGCTGAAGCCTCTTATTGCTGGTATTTACATaacctcacgcacacacacacacacacacacacatgcacaggctAATACACACTTTAGCTTCTGAACAAAAGGTACTCATACACACTTAAACAGCCAACATGACACAACATAAATTAATATACACAATTAAACAGTTAACAGAAATCCTCAAATTGTTTGTACTCAAAGATAACCAAAATGGATGcttttttataattgtgtgtgtgtgtgtgtgtgtgatagttcCCACCACAGCAGGCACTGGAAGTGAAACTACTGGTGTGGCCATTTTTGACTTTGAAGACTTGAAGGCTAAAACAGGTCTCAGAAACCTCAAGCACCAAACACATCACCAAACGCCTGAACACAACATTACAGTCTATTACAGAGTACTTTAGCTGTAGTGTGGTGTGTCATTGCTTtgaaccctcctattatctttagTGTCTATTTGACCCCATTCGGTGTTGATTGGCATAATTGACATAATTATTGTccttcatatttaatatttaatgacgTTTCCtaatttaagtaaaagtaaaattaaaatttgtaatgttatagattttttaaaatgttatttgatGGGTTGGTTTTaccccaggctgttttagctTGCTTCATTAATTATTAGAATTATCTAATACATGTTTCACACACATTTGGGTATATAATACTAAGATAACTATGATGTAACTTAACAACACTATGAAGTAATTCTAGAACTAATAATTCAAAGttcaaagaaagaaaaataacatTCTGGAGACCCAGACTTTATTAAATTGTTTAATCAACATTATTTCTGCATTTTCTGCTGTTTTAAATAACTGTGGTCAAACTGGCTCTAAGGATAAATGGtgataattttaaaaatgtaaggatAATGGAAGTTTAAAGCTCTGTGATCAGTGTAAAGTGTGACTATCCACCTTATTTTGTATGATGATATACAGGGGGCTACATTTGTTTACTATGTGTTAGAACATCAGGTGAACTAGTGGACCATTAATATAGAATACACCCACAGTGATGATAAACACACAGAACGAGTCATGTAATATATTTTGCTAGTTACAGGATATTACAGTAACTGGAagtttttacttacatttatcaGCTTCTACAGGAggggagctgcatctgtggttggaGAAACCAAAAAATAAACGTAAAACATCCATCCAAACATCCATAAGTCCGCTCATACCATTTTGTGGATGAGAAACCAactaaaaaacatcaaaacagaaAGAAATGGCTCATGGCTCCTAATCATCTGTTTCACCAGAGCGTTGTAATTGAGTTTTTCCTGCACATCATGTACATATGGGcgtttgggtggatgttttaaattGAATGTCTGcgaccacagatgcagctccccTTCTTTGAGAGGTGGTGGGCatgagttagctagctatatgATAGAATGTTGAGTTAGCATAGCTACTTTACGCTCAGTGTCCACAGCAGCAGAATGAGGTGTTTACTTGTAGTGTAAATTGTTGTCTAGTGtacatgtttacatgtatatTAACACATTCTCTTTTCAGGCATAGCTAGTCGGTCCTTGAGGCCCACTCTGGGAATGGTGGATCCACTTCACACCCTGCACATGCCAGCCAGAGTAGCTGCCAACAGTGGCTTCGATGTGCTCTGGTAAGACTCATTCCACTGTGTGAGTGTGGTCATTGAAGTACTGGTATGACTGGGTTGTTGAGAATAAACAAATAGGCCTTTTATAGgttgatattaaaatatattgttccTTCTGTGCCATTACAaacaatgtgtaaaaatatttctTTTCAAGATTTAATTGaaaacattattacacacatagaGTATTAGGTTAATACTTTATTAACCATTAGTTTCAatacagacatgtataaagtactagaaacCCAGACTTAATCAACAGTTGAAGTGTTGTTGAATCTCCACGCTTAAGTATTTgtactaaaatgtttttaaaaaaggtaCTTAAGTATTGCTTCAGTAGTTTATGTagtttaaaatgtagtaatggagtactgaaagtaaaagtacttttattaGTGTCACTCAATAATAaagagcttcatcaaacccagtgacTCCTATCATTTTTATAACTGTAACgagtaatgatgcagcacataaacaatgtatcagagtaaaagtaataaactaaaaaaatatatactccattagatacagaattttagtactacggtacagtagtgaagtagttctccttcgttactatacatctctaGTTAAATAacattctttttgttttctttttttttacgttttttttataatttatgtaTTTCAATTAttgatttagctattttcatgAAAATAGCAAGCTATTTAAACATGCTCAAGAATTCCCCATCCACtctgttatttaagcaataatacactctaggttcgtgctataatgtgtaatattggcactgcttttttatttttattattgtgattataccacagttccattatcaatgtttattaaaagattttgagttaaagaagacGAGAAAAAtaagatctgtttggttataaaaattcCGCAAGTTAatatagttccattgctgctcagtttatagctgctctgtttgtttggtttgtaagcgctacatgaagagcttcggttacagtgcattatcggctgataacggcactcacagaacgcctcacagccaatcacattgcatggtcagaactaactgtggtacaaCTTAAGATAACCCCTCCaatttaagaaagtaaccttcaGTGACCTCACAATcttattattgtgttattttcAAGTGACAGAAGTCACTTTCTTCATGTTCAGAAATTAATAATAtgaatttcacttaatatttatcCGTACttagggtggacagcttaagctttacctcaatTTGTCCACTCTTTCATTGTCGACCCTGTTGTGCAGCTGGCCATAAAAGGTGGACCTATGCAATGCATGACAGGaaatttttaaaaagtgaaaataaagctTGATTAAGCAGGAAAATATTATTTCTGCATAGTCTGACGTCAGATTTTTATGGTTGTAAAagacaaaaggcacagtattatCATAATGATACggcattaaatattttaataaaagtgCAGGATTGAAGTTCCACTATTTGTGTATTCTAACTTACTTAGTGAATTAACACTACTTGCTGTAGATGCAGATTTCTCATTGCATCTCCGTATCCCTCTGTTCCTCTCCATAGCCATGCACTGGAATCCTACACTGCACTGCCTTACACCATGCGGAGTCCCTGCCCCACCAACCCGATCAACCGCCCTGCCTACCAGGGCAGCAACCCAGTCAGCGATGTCTGGGCAAAACATGCCCTCCGCATGGTTGCCAAGTATTTAAAACGGTACATCAGTGTATGAGAGAAAGTCCAGTTCTGCTCAAGTGTATTaagtatttattacatttatttttttacttttatggaTCGCTACATGTCTGTGTCTGTAAGTTTCAGTCACCTTGGTCTTCCAGTCTTTTCTCTGTAGTGAAGAATACAAATATGGGCATTGCCCTTCCCCCTTCTCTACAGTTACTGCATTTAATCACTTGGAAAGGCTTTACATTATAATgccttttacatttactttacgTATATTAAAAAAAGGCTATAACAATTGGGTTATATTTTGCCACAAAATATTAGTGAAGGTTTTTATTAGTAAGCCTTTATTATTGTGCCctcaaatttaatttcatgtttcttttatttattcttatgtATGTTTTCTGATACTTACAGTTAGCATTAAATGAACTGAACAGAATATCAGATACTGACATGAGACTATTGGCTTTGGATCGCAAATAGCACTCCAGAGGTATTTAAATGTTGCTCAACCCGTGCAGAAATCACAGTTGAACTATTTCACAGCCCCTTACGGCTAAAGTCCTCTGTAACTGATTCTTGGCATTGGACATGATTAACTTGGAGACTGAAACAGTACTGGTCAACTGGAAGTGCTATTGTGATACTTTTTGAAGTATAATGTATAAAATTGTCTGCCTGAAACTGATTTACATAGCTAAGTAAAAAGCAAATCCAGTGGTATGAGCCTAACATCACAATGCCCAATGCTGGGAGTCAGCTGGGGTAATGTTTAGGATTCCAGCAGTGAGATGTGTATTCAGTACAGTTTGGAGGAGGAGGATCATTATCAGTTTGAAATGGGATGTTCTATACGTTTAAACGTGTGGGACTATGTGATAGTCAGGTGGTGGTGGACTAAGGACCTGTACGTTTTAAAGGAGATGTAAGTAGGTATGAGTTTTTACGACCTTTTAAGCATAATTAAAAACAGCTGCCCCCCTGCCTCCCCCTTGAGTCTGCCAGTGCAGTCAGGTGACCACATACTAGTACTGGGTGGTATATCGGTTCATTGGGTATACCGCGGGGGGAATTCGAACCGGTATGCGTTTCTGTCATACCGCcacaccgctagagggcgctgtggaGCGCCGTGCGGAAGAGCACCGGCAAAGAAGAGAGTAAAACGCTGGTCTAACTCCgccctgcagagaaatcagaacacctcctgctgccGTTTCTACTGTACGAATGTTTTTATCTCAGTAAAATAGAGCTGTAACTAGAgccctttaaaatatattaatactgtagcttaaaggctGATTTGAATGTGTTTGTTAGCTGGAGgaagaagggaattgtagctgatttaaatactgtaatgcctctaatggcttcaggaataacatatagtcaatttatattaaactatttattaaaatatttaactttgtgaaggaagccgtgttaaatttgttagcgtatctctttttaaggtctattgtttacattctttagctatttttctgctaacgaagtctgatttcttcatatattgtgtaattttatgGGACAAAgaaaacccaatactaatcaaagccttaatttaaagccttagtgttttatattatatgtactcctaacagtacagtaactcacaaacgtATATTAAAGCCCagccataaaaataaatattaaacaaaaaaaaattaaaatactgtgATGTACCATGAAAccgccagaatcttgaaaaataccgtgatgtccatttttggccataccttacccttttatgtatgtgtgttgtgtgtgttttttggcttttttttcgGTGTATGTCAGAGCGGTGCGGGACCCTGATGACGTGGAGGCGCGCTCCAGCATGCACCTGGCTAGCGTATTTGCTGGAATCGGTTTTGGCAACGCAGGAGTTCATTTATGGTAATTTTCTAAATTACTTTGTTTTTCACTTGTAGTGCTTCTGTCCAAATGTACAAGGTTGTTATATAACATGACACATAcattttaatttcttaattttttttttgattgcttTGTTAGTTATGTCTCTGTGAGAGAGAGATTTCAGATAGAGACCCTGCTTTATTGATTAACTCTGCTTAGTAAACTATTAGGTGACGTCATCTTTTCACAAATGGTGAGCACTAGGGCTCTGGGTGCTCCAGCaaactaaggcgctgccactctGATCCAAaccctggatcatgctgcttgccatcagcagccagagtctgagagagtacaagtGGCTCTGCTCTCTCTGGAcaggtagatggagctctctccccacatcactcataGTTTTATGCTGGtaagcacaggcatctgttagccgATTTATCAGAGCTGGCAGGGTGTCAGAAGCTTTCCTAGTGTTAGGTCGAGGACTAATGAGTGGGTgtggtaattggccttccaaattgagaaaaaaagttgagaaatttggaaataaatagtaagaaaaacaaatagaaaacacttctcttttttttcatttcagtcaCGGAATGTCTTATCCAATTGCTGGCAATGTGAAGACCCATAAAGCTAAAGGCTACAGTGTGGACCATGCATTAGTGGTAAGACACTCCTGAATAGCACAGCATGCAAAATAACAAATTTGGGTAAAACTCAACATGCatttttcagtatattttatGGATTTAAAAGTATTAAAGAACTGAAAATAACTGAAGTtgtcatttaaattatttatacaatgtgtgtgtgtgtgtgtgtattcctttAAGCCGCATGGTCTCTCAGTGGTACTTACATCCCCTGCTGTCTTTGCCTTCACTGCCAGTATGTGCCCGGAGCGCCATCTAGAAGCAGCAGAGATACTGGGTAATGCCTCTGTGTTAAAAGTGCTGTAAATAGttgtaaataagattaagtagCTTAAATGAAGGTTGGTTAAGCATAACTCTTACAATTGTGAGGTCACTATGAATGtagtaatattaaagacataagtCACCTAAAAATCTGAATCTTGTAAGCAGATTTCTTGCCCAGAAAAAATGACATTCATATCCTTCATGTATATATGAATATGTGATATGTGTGGTGGATGGGcaaggtgggatggatgtgggcgGGGTGGGGTGGATGTGGGTGGGATTTAAAAGGGATAGTAAAACACTGTCTGTTTACTGCATTATACTCTTGCAACTGTTGTCTATAAAACTTTCATAtcctacaaaaataaaaaataagcttaAGATTATACATCAATGCAGTGATTTACTAGATGAATATTTGAGTGTAGAACATCTCATGTTCTGTAGTAGAAATGAAGCACTGTATGAGATTTAAACATTTCTGCTTACGTTACTTGGATACTTatttgaatgttctgttccaccatAAAAGCTAAAGACGTGCCTAAAAACACATCTgcagcattatttaaggtggaatggtaaattcaaagaaTCTAACTTCATGTAATTGATTTAGTAAAGGCAACAAAGTGTATTTGAGAAAGATAGGTAGCAGTTACTTACATGTAGTGCTGCGGCTTGTGCAGGTGCTACCTTAATGAAGATGCAAAACACGTGACCAATGAGAGAGGCAAgcaatggtatgatccactttaggagAGTTTGTGTAATTGCTTGTAATTGTATTACAAGATACACACCCCGTAATTCACGCTCTGgtgtccacagcagtagctacttcagactttcagactgcatttactttataCCATACGACCATAAACCATTTATTATGAACAGAAATTTCTAACACAAATGCAGAACTGTTACGGCGAATAAAGCAGGTGTGTTTACTGTTATTGTGATCAGGTGCTGATGTGAGGAACGTGAAGGCTGCGGATGCTGGCTCTGTGTTGGCTGACACACTGAGGAAGATCTTGTTTGATCTGGAGGTGGAAGACGGTTTGGCTGCAGTTGGCTACAGTAAAGAGGATATTCCTGCTCTGGTGAAGGGAACCATTCCTCAGGTTCATAAATTCTAATCTCTATACTGTACACTGTTTATTAGCCCACAGCTATCATCACAGCATTAATTATACAGTTACAGACAGTATTAGTACAATCATTGTCAAAATTTGTTGCACCCAGATGGAATCAACAGACAGGAATGATACTTGCTCGGTAGTCAGTTGGTCATCTTTAGTGACTAGTAGGCCTTTCACAAtgattgcaatatcgatttattgtacgataaattaacatgacctcaataatatttgataatttttaataatcgtgatatagtctattgtgtttatttgtatgtttgtttacatatataacagtgaacattattttagccagtcatgcttcaataactgtcacacagtgtggacaaaagtatgtgaagaaataattatataattcccaaactaattaaaataaatgattaattcaaatttccgttgtctttaaaaagtgtataattgctttttatgcTATTTTGTTATCATTATGTTTTGTAAAATTACAAAAAGATTGTGTAtctcaataatttctgggacaatatatcgtccacaaaaaaatcttatcgtgacaggcctagtgacAAGTTTGACATTTGTCTCGGTTGGGACGGCCAACAAATTTGTGTGTGGAGATAAACGGTTTGTCCTGAAAGGGCTGATGTAATGGAGTGGTGTGTGAAATCGTATGATCCTAGATCACCTTTAGTGTTctttacaggcactttgacagcccgaCGTTATgctaatgaggtcctgcaactagACACTCTACCTTTTTTCAATGCTTACTCTACTGCACTGTTCCAAAAGTAGAagaactccattaggaacctctacaactgatGTGTTACactctacttctgtatgtgtagctcaactCTCAGTTTTGGTGTATGCACCTTGGTGCTTATTTTTTAGCATGTGTGTCTtcagttaatatttatatatgtgtgtgtttctatgcTGTTTCTATACAGGAGAGGGTGACAAAACTAGCCCCCAGATATCACACTGAAGAAGATCTGACTGAACTGTT includes the following:
- the adhfe1 gene encoding hydroxyacid-oxoacid transhydrogenase, mitochondrial — its product is MAARSRVVHLLKQITSAACRCPAHSHVNSAHTYLPGTGHTCGRKTDYAFEMACSNIRYGEGVTREIGMDLQNLGVRNVCLMTDSNLSRLPPVTAVLDSLARHGVKYECYDKVRVEPTDSSFKAAIDFAKKRDFDAYVAVGGGSVIDTCKAANLYACHPTADFLDFVNAPIGKGKPVTGTLKPLIAVPTTAGTGSETTGVAIFDFEDLKAKTGIASRSLRPTLGMVDPLHTLHMPARVAANSGFDVLCHALESYTALPYTMRSPCPTNPINRPAYQGSNPVSDVWAKHALRMVAKYLKRAVRDPDDVEARSSMHLASVFAGIGFGNAGVHLCHGMSYPIAGNVKTHKAKGYSVDHALVPHGLSVVLTSPAVFAFTASMCPERHLEAAEILGADVRNVKAADAGSVLADTLRKILFDLEVEDGLAAVGYSKEDIPALVKGTIPQERVTKLAPRYHTEEDLTELFAASMKLF